The following are from one region of the Chromobacterium phragmitis genome:
- a CDS encoding sodium:calcium antiporter, with translation MFVTLILFILSAMAIYVACEYFVNGIEWLGHRLNLGATAVGSVLAAFGTALPESAVTFVAVVFGDTPEQKSLGVGAAMGGPLVLATLAYAVVGIALFANRRRLGRSSWQAQADHHRLSRDQTAFLAIFALKVLLGLFAFTIKPWLGLIFLGAYAAYAWREIRLADTAPEEEALEPLKIRPSVQHASLLFWAGAQVVLALTVISLASHVFVSQLDAIALFCGWPPHLVALLLSPVATELPEIMNALIWVRQGKERLALANISGSMMIQATIPSALGIFFTPWLFDGPLLVAGLVTMLAIGLLSWSFRQKGAHGGWMVLSGGLYGAFAALLFFA, from the coding sequence ATGTTTGTCACGCTTATCCTGTTTATCCTTTCCGCCATGGCGATCTACGTCGCTTGCGAGTATTTTGTCAACGGCATCGAGTGGCTCGGCCATCGTCTGAATCTGGGCGCTACGGCTGTGGGGTCGGTGCTGGCCGCGTTCGGCACCGCGCTGCCGGAAAGCGCCGTCACCTTTGTAGCCGTGGTATTCGGCGATACGCCGGAGCAGAAATCGCTTGGCGTAGGAGCGGCGATGGGCGGCCCTCTGGTTCTGGCCACGCTGGCTTACGCTGTGGTGGGTATCGCCCTGTTTGCAAACCGCAGGCGGCTTGGCCGTTCATCTTGGCAGGCGCAAGCGGATCATCATCGATTGAGCCGGGATCAAACCGCTTTCTTGGCGATTTTCGCCCTGAAAGTATTGCTGGGCTTGTTCGCATTCACCATAAAGCCTTGGCTTGGCCTGATTTTTCTGGGCGCCTATGCAGCCTACGCGTGGCGTGAAATTCGCCTTGCGGACACGGCGCCGGAAGAAGAAGCGCTGGAGCCGCTGAAAATCCGCCCTTCCGTTCAGCACGCGTCCTTGTTGTTCTGGGCCGGCGCGCAAGTGGTGCTTGCTTTGACCGTCATCTCACTGGCTTCCCATGTTTTCGTCTCCCAGTTGGACGCCATCGCGCTTTTCTGTGGCTGGCCGCCGCATCTGGTGGCGCTGTTGCTCAGCCCGGTGGCAACTGAGCTCCCGGAAATCATGAATGCGCTGATCTGGGTGCGCCAGGGCAAGGAGCGGCTGGCGCTGGCCAATATTTCGGGGTCGATGATGATTCAGGCCACCATACCCAGCGCATTGGGCATTTTCTTCACCCCCTGGTTGTTTGACGGCCCGCTGCTTGTCGCCGGCCTGGTCACCATGCTGGCCATCGGCCTGCTGTCATGGAGCTTTCGCCAAAAAGGCGCGCACGGAGGCTGGATGGTGTTGTCGGGCGGACTGTACGGCGCCTTCGCGGCGCTGCTCTTTTTTGCCTAA
- the ddlA gene encoding D-alanine--D-alanine ligase: MSKIRVGLIFGGQSSEHEVSLQSARNILEALDKDKFEALLIGVDKRGQWHAGQPSDFLLNADDPARIALRETGEGLALVPGEKARQLVDAANASPLQPVDVVFPIVHGTLGEDGSLQGLLKMANIPFVGAGVLGSAVCMDKDVAKRLLRDAGLKVAPWVCLTRAKAEQADLSAIVAKLGLPLFVKPANQGSSVGVSKVKRAEDLRAALDEAFRFDHKALVEQAVIGREIECAVLGNGHPRASGCGEIVLSDEFYAYDTKYLNEDGARVAVPADIPDEACQRIRRIAVEAFLALECSGMARVDVFLTPEGEVVINELNTLPGFTNISMYPKLWQAAGLSYSDLISHLIELALEKGEDDNRLSRNACLS, from the coding sequence ATGAGCAAGATACGGGTGGGTTTGATTTTCGGCGGTCAGTCGTCCGAGCATGAAGTTTCCCTGCAGTCGGCCAGAAATATCCTGGAGGCCTTGGATAAAGATAAATTCGAGGCCCTGCTGATAGGTGTGGACAAGCGGGGGCAATGGCATGCCGGCCAGCCTTCCGATTTCCTGCTGAACGCGGATGACCCTGCCCGCATCGCGCTTCGGGAAACCGGCGAAGGCTTGGCTCTGGTGCCGGGCGAGAAGGCGCGCCAGCTGGTGGACGCGGCCAATGCCAGCCCGCTGCAGCCGGTGGACGTGGTGTTTCCCATCGTTCACGGCACCTTGGGTGAGGATGGCTCGTTGCAGGGCTTGCTGAAAATGGCCAATATCCCCTTTGTCGGCGCCGGCGTGCTGGGTTCGGCCGTGTGCATGGACAAGGATGTGGCCAAGCGTCTGCTGCGAGACGCGGGCTTGAAGGTGGCGCCATGGGTCTGCCTGACGCGAGCCAAGGCCGAGCAGGCTGACCTGTCCGCCATCGTCGCGAAATTGGGTCTGCCGCTGTTCGTCAAGCCGGCCAATCAGGGTTCTTCCGTGGGCGTGAGCAAGGTCAAGCGCGCGGAAGACCTGCGCGCGGCGCTGGACGAGGCCTTCCGTTTCGACCACAAGGCGCTGGTGGAGCAGGCGGTGATCGGCCGGGAGATCGAGTGCGCGGTGCTGGGCAATGGACATCCTCGGGCCAGCGGCTGCGGCGAGATCGTGCTGAGCGACGAGTTCTACGCCTATGACACTAAGTATCTGAACGAAGACGGCGCCCGCGTGGCGGTGCCGGCGGACATTCCGGACGAAGCCTGCCAACGCATCCGGCGCATCGCCGTCGAGGCCTTCCTGGCCTTGGAATGCAGCGGCATGGCGCGTGTGGACGTATTCCTGACGCCGGAAGGCGAGGTGGTGATCAACGAGCTGAACACCTTGCCCGGCTTCACCAATATCAGCATGTACCCCAAGCTGTGGCAGGCGGCTGGCCTATCCTATTCCGACCTGATCTCGCACCTGATAGAACTGGCGCTGGAGAAGGGTGAGGACGACAACCGCCTGAGCCGCAATGCTTGCCTATCGTAA
- the rmuC gene encoding DNA recombination protein RmuC — translation MEMLAIGLLLGLIGGGAAAWTARSKGMREREALKQQAAAMQAQLEALRPQLDEARAREQEAVRAQQAQAQQLADSQTQLGAYVARAQRVPELERQLQDREQALAAAQRELREIAAQLAAREEQGRVLEALEARSLQQGQDIVRLSAREQELATTLQQERQQSQEKLALLMEARQTLSDQFKALAGDILEEKSKRFTEQNQQNLGALLNPLHERIQNFGKLVQDTYDKDSKERLTLETELKRLQELNTRLGDDAVALTNALTGASSKAQGTWGEMVLEKVLETSGLTKDREYRVQVSDVVETEDGIKRYQPDVVIDLPEGKQLVVDSKVSLNAYVRHTAAEDDAAREAELKGHIAAIRAHIRTLSEKRYQDLYKLHTLDFVFMFIPVEPAYLLAVQHDMSLFNEAFERRIMIVGPSTLLATLRTVASIWRYEYQNQNAQEIARQGGAMYDKFVGFVSNMEKLGKQLDTSRDTFTDAMKQLTGGRGNLVTSAEKLRKLGIRNNKQLAAQLRLEGGDDADEELSEEE, via the coding sequence ATGGAAATGTTGGCCATAGGCTTGTTGCTGGGGCTGATCGGCGGCGGCGCCGCCGCCTGGACGGCGAGAAGCAAGGGCATGCGCGAACGGGAGGCATTGAAACAGCAGGCCGCCGCGATGCAGGCGCAACTGGAGGCCTTGCGCCCGCAACTGGACGAGGCGAGGGCGCGCGAGCAGGAGGCCGTGCGCGCGCAGCAGGCGCAAGCGCAGCAACTGGCCGACAGCCAGACCCAGCTGGGCGCTTACGTGGCCCGCGCCCAGCGCGTGCCAGAGCTGGAAAGGCAGCTGCAGGACAGGGAGCAGGCCTTGGCCGCGGCGCAGCGGGAGTTGCGAGAGATCGCCGCTCAGCTGGCGGCCCGCGAGGAGCAGGGCAGGGTGCTGGAAGCGCTGGAAGCGCGCAGCCTGCAGCAGGGGCAGGACATTGTCCGTTTGAGCGCGCGCGAGCAGGAGCTCGCCACCACGCTGCAGCAGGAGCGTCAGCAGAGCCAGGAAAAGCTGGCCCTGCTGATGGAGGCGAGGCAGACGCTGTCCGATCAGTTCAAGGCATTGGCCGGCGACATCCTGGAAGAAAAATCCAAGCGCTTCACCGAGCAGAACCAGCAAAACCTGGGCGCGCTGCTCAATCCGCTGCATGAGCGCATCCAGAATTTCGGCAAGCTAGTGCAGGACACTTACGACAAGGACAGCAAGGAGAGGCTGACGCTGGAAACCGAGCTCAAGCGCCTGCAGGAGCTGAATACACGGCTGGGCGACGACGCCGTCGCGTTGACCAACGCCCTGACCGGCGCCAGCAGCAAGGCGCAGGGCACCTGGGGCGAGATGGTGCTGGAGAAGGTGCTGGAGACTTCCGGCCTCACCAAGGACCGCGAGTACCGAGTGCAGGTGTCCGACGTGGTGGAGACCGAGGACGGCATCAAGCGCTACCAGCCGGACGTGGTGATAGACCTGCCGGAAGGCAAGCAGCTGGTGGTGGATTCCAAGGTGTCCTTGAACGCCTATGTCCGCCATACCGCGGCCGAGGACGACGCCGCGCGCGAAGCGGAACTGAAAGGCCACATCGCCGCCATCCGCGCGCATATCCGCACGCTGTCCGAGAAGCGCTACCAGGACTTGTACAAGCTGCACACCTTGGATTTCGTGTTCATGTTCATCCCGGTGGAGCCGGCTTATTTGCTGGCGGTGCAGCACGATATGAGCCTGTTCAACGAGGCCTTCGAGCGCCGCATCATGATAGTCGGCCCCAGCACGCTGCTGGCCACGCTGCGCACCGTCGCCAGCATCTGGCGCTATGAATACCAGAACCAGAACGCGCAGGAAATCGCGCGCCAGGGCGGGGCGATGTACGACAAGTTCGTCGGTTTCGTGTCGAACATGGAAAAGCTGGGCAAGCAGCTGGATACCAGCCGCGACACGTTTACCGACGCGATGAAGCAATTGACCGGCGGCCGCGGCAATCTGGTGACTAGCGCGGAGAAGCTGCGCAAGCTGGGCATACGCAACAACAAGCAGTTGGCGGCGCAGTTGCGGCTGGAAGGCGGGGACGACGCGGACGAGGAGCTGTCCGAAGAAGAATAA
- a CDS encoding AAA family ATPase translates to MAQRGESQARLVLTGGPGAGKTSLLETLRGRGWSVLEEAGRAVIQDQERIGGPALPWMDRRAFADQMLGWDMRNHRMAEASEGPVFFDRGIPDVIAYLELCGLPVPAHLESAAKVFRYDQVFLLRPWPEIFVQDRERRQTLEEAERTCEAMERVYARLGYRLQEVPRGTVMQRADFVMSWMSAWRRRR, encoded by the coding sequence ATGGCGCAGAGGGGTGAAAGCCAAGCGCGCCTGGTTCTGACCGGCGGGCCCGGGGCCGGCAAAACCTCGCTGCTGGAAACCTTGCGGGGCCGAGGCTGGTCCGTATTGGAAGAGGCGGGGCGCGCCGTCATTCAAGATCAGGAACGGATAGGCGGGCCGGCGCTGCCCTGGATGGACAGGCGCGCTTTTGCCGACCAGATGCTGGGTTGGGACATGCGCAATCACCGGATGGCGGAGGCGAGCGAGGGGCCGGTTTTCTTTGATCGCGGCATCCCTGATGTCATCGCCTATCTCGAACTGTGCGGCCTGCCGGTGCCTGCGCACCTGGAGAGCGCTGCCAAGGTGTTTCGCTACGACCAGGTCTTCCTGCTTAGGCCATGGCCTGAAATATTCGTCCAGGATCGCGAGCGCCGGCAAACGCTGGAAGAGGCGGAGCGCACCTGCGAAGCGATGGAGCGCGTTTACGCCAGACTGGGATACCGATTGCAGGAAGTGCCGCGAGGCACAGTCATGCAGCGGGCGGATTTTGTGATGAGCTGGATGAGCGCTTGGCGCCGCCGGCGATGA
- the recJ gene encoding single-stranded-DNA-specific exonuclease RecJ, with translation MSQIVTREVPAELQHKLLGQGLTPLQARLYAARGILDSQELDYGLKGLLPYQNLKNAEAMASKLADAIAADKRLLVVADYDADGATACAVAVKGLSMLGARISFIVPNRFEYGYGLTPEIVELAAQKRPDIIVTVDNGIASVAGVEAAKALGIEVLVTDHHLPGDALPDALIVNPNQPGCEFPSKNLAGVGVMFYVLMALRAEMRRRGAFDEQTQPNLGVLLDLVALGTVADVVRLDRNNRTLVENGLKRMRAGKMAPGIAALFRVAGRAHYKANTFDLGFTLGPRLNAAGRLDDMSLGIACLLASNEEQAMRLAQELDKLNRERRGIEAGMQDEALAALSGIDADNRYTLSLYRDDWHQGVVGIVASRLKERFHRPSIVFAPGDEGEIKGSGRSIPGFHLRDALDLVYKRHPGLILKFGGHAMAAGLSLDERRFGEFQQAFEAVARELLDEKQLTRTIETDGSLPARDVNLQLAETLAAEVWGQGFPVPYFHDPFIVVNQKLVGDKHLKLRLARDGCEFDAMLFNHADWLPDRIQAVYQLIANEWQGRKELQVYLQHWTAC, from the coding sequence ATGTCGCAAATCGTCACTCGAGAAGTGCCCGCCGAACTGCAGCACAAGCTGCTTGGCCAAGGGCTGACTCCGCTGCAGGCGCGGCTGTACGCCGCCCGCGGCATCTTGGACAGCCAGGAGCTGGATTACGGCCTGAAAGGGCTGCTCCCTTATCAAAATCTGAAGAACGCCGAGGCGATGGCCAGCAAATTGGCCGACGCCATCGCCGCCGACAAGCGCTTGCTGGTGGTGGCCGACTACGACGCTGACGGCGCCACTGCTTGCGCGGTGGCGGTCAAAGGGCTCTCCATGCTGGGCGCGCGCATCAGCTTCATCGTGCCCAACCGCTTCGAATACGGCTACGGCCTGACGCCGGAAATCGTCGAGCTCGCGGCGCAAAAGCGGCCTGACATCATCGTCACCGTCGACAACGGCATCGCCAGCGTGGCGGGCGTGGAAGCAGCCAAGGCGCTTGGCATCGAGGTGCTGGTGACCGATCACCACTTGCCTGGCGACGCGCTGCCTGACGCGCTGATCGTCAACCCCAACCAGCCGGGCTGCGAGTTTCCGTCCAAGAACCTGGCTGGCGTCGGCGTGATGTTCTACGTGCTGATGGCGTTGCGGGCGGAAATGCGCCGGCGCGGCGCGTTCGACGAACAAACCCAACCCAATCTGGGCGTGCTGCTCGACTTGGTGGCGCTGGGCACGGTGGCCGACGTGGTGCGGTTGGACCGCAACAACCGCACCTTGGTGGAAAACGGCCTCAAGCGCATGCGCGCCGGCAAGATGGCGCCGGGCATCGCCGCCTTGTTCCGCGTGGCGGGCCGCGCCCACTACAAGGCCAATACCTTCGATCTAGGCTTTACCCTGGGCCCGCGGCTGAATGCCGCCGGCCGGCTGGACGACATGAGCCTGGGCATCGCCTGCCTATTGGCGAGCAATGAAGAGCAGGCGATGCGGCTGGCGCAGGAATTGGACAAGCTCAACCGCGAGCGGCGAGGCATCGAGGCCGGCATGCAGGACGAAGCGCTGGCGGCGCTGTCCGGCATAGACGCCGACAACCGCTACACGCTCAGCCTGTACCGTGACGACTGGCACCAGGGGGTGGTGGGGATCGTGGCCTCCCGGCTGAAGGAACGCTTCCACCGGCCGTCCATCGTGTTCGCGCCCGGCGACGAGGGCGAAATCAAGGGCTCCGGCCGCTCCATCCCCGGCTTCCATCTGCGCGACGCGCTGGATTTGGTCTACAAGCGCCATCCGGGACTGATCCTCAAGTTCGGCGGCCATGCGATGGCGGCCGGGCTGAGCCTGGACGAGCGTCGTTTCGGCGAGTTTCAGCAAGCCTTCGAGGCGGTGGCGCGCGAGCTGCTGGACGAAAAACAGCTGACCCGCACCATAGAGACCGACGGCAGCCTCCCGGCGCGGGACGTCAATCTGCAGTTGGCCGAGACGCTGGCGGCCGAGGTATGGGGGCAGGGCTTCCCGGTGCCGTACTTCCACGATCCCTTCATCGTGGTGAACCAGAAGCTGGTGGGCGACAAACACTTGAAGCTGAGGCTGGCGCGCGACGGCTGCGAGTTCGACGCCATGCTGTTCAACCACGCCGACTGGCTGCCGGACCGCATCCAGGCGGTGTATCAGCTGATCGCCAATGAATGGCAGGGCCGCAAGGAGCTGCAGGTGTATTTGCAGCATTGGACCGCTTGCTGA